ATCCCTGCAGTAGCTTCATGTTGGGTTGGGCCACAAGTTTCTCCAGAACATAAAGAACTATCTCATTCTCCTCCCAGGGACAATAGCTTTGAGTCATTAGAGTTTAGAAACTCAGGCCCTGTTTTAGAAGTAAATACTGATTTTTCTCCTGAGGTTAAAGAAGAATTGAATGGACCATTCCTTAATCAAACAGAAACAGATCCATCTCTGGACATGAAAGAACAGTCAACAAGGTCCTCCAGGCGCAGCAGTTCTGAGTTATCCCCAGAAATAGTGGAAAAGGTAGGAATATTTTCAAGTCAGAGTGTATCTTCACCCCTACTTGAGACTGTACAACAAAGAACACCTTCCAGAGAAAGAAGTAGTTCTGTGTCTTCTCCTGAACTGAAAGATGGTTTACCCAGAACCCCATCTAGGAGAAGCCGGTCTGGGTCTTCTCCAGGACTTAGAGATGGGTCTGGGACTCCTTCTAGGCATAGCCTGTCTGGGTCCTCTCCTGGGATCAAAGAAACACCTCAAACCCCATCCAGGGGACGAAGTGAATGTGACTCTTCTCCAGAACCTAAAGCATTGCCTCAGACTCCTAGAGCCCGAAGTCATTCTCCATCATCCCCAGAACGTAATAACAAGAGTGTCACCcctcagagagaaagaagtgggTCAGAGTCATCAGTAGAACAGAAAACTCTGACTAGGTCCTCCCCTGGGCAAAGAAGTCGATCTGGGTCTTCCCCAGAGCTTGATGGAAAACCCAGTGTGTCCCCACAAGAAAGAAGTGAGTCGGACTCTTCTCCAGATTCTAAACCCAAGGCTCGAACTCCTCTCAGACAGAGAAGCCACTCTGGATCATCTCCAGAGGTTGACAGCAAATCTCGACACTCTCCTAGGCTCAGTAGGTCTGGCTCATCtcctgaaatgaaagaaaagtcaagagtgctacagagggctcAAAGCGGTACTGATTCTTCTCCTGAACACAAGATACCTGCTCCTCGGGCCCTGCCCAGGCGTAGTAGATCAGGTTCATCAAGCAAAGAGAGAGGCCCTTCCCCTGAAGGAAGCAGTAGTTCTGAGTCTTCTCCAGAGCATGCCCCTAAATCCAGAACTGCTCGAAGAGGCTCCAGGTCCTCAGTGGAGCCAAAGACAAAGTCTCGCACGCCACCTCGACGCCGGAGTTCTCGCTCATCTCCTGAGCTAACCAGGAAGGCTAGAGTCTCTCGAAGAAGCCGGTCTGCCTCCTCATCACCAGAAACCCGTTCTAGAACTCCACCAAGACGCAGAAGAAGTCCTTCAGTATCTTCACCAGAGCCAACTGAAAAGTCAAGGTCTTCAAGGAGGAGGCGCTCAGTTTCTTCTCCCCGTACCAAGACAACTTCAAGGAGAGGCCGGTCTCCTTCACCCAAACCTCGTGGACTCCAAAGATCCCGATCCCGCTCACGTAGAGAGAAAACCAGAACAACCCGACGTCGAGATAGATCTGGATCATCTCAGTCAACATCACGAAGAAGACAGAGGAGCCGGTCTAGGTCACGGGTTACTCGGAGACGGAGGGGTGGCTCTGGTTACCATTCAAGATCACCTACGAGACAGGAAAGTTCCCGAACCTCCTCTAGACGCAGAAGAGGCCGCTCCCGTACACCCCTGACCAGTCGGAAGCGATCTCGATCACGCACATCACCAGCTCCTTGGAAGCGCTCTAGATCTCGAGCCTCACCAGCTACTCATCGGCGATCCAGGTCCAGAACACCCCTGATCAGCCGACGGCGATCCAGATCTCGTACCTCACCCGTGAGTAGGAGACGGTCAAGGTCAGTGAATAGGCGTAGATCTCGATCAAGAGCATCTCCAGTGAGTCGAAGGCGATCCAGGTCCAGAACACCACCAGTAACTCGTCGTCGTTCAAGGTCCAGGACACCAACAACTCGCCGTCGCTCTCGTTCTAGAACTCCACCAGTGACTCGCAGAAGATCCAGATCCAGGACTCCACCAGTAACCAGGAGACGATCTAGAAGCAGAACTTCACCTGTTACGAGAAGAAGATCAAGATCCAGGACATCCCCAGTCACCCGGAGAAGATCGAGGTCTCGAACATCTCCAGTCACCCGTAGGCGGTCCCGTTCCCGAACCTCTCCAGTGACAAGACGCCGTTCCAGGTCCCGAACTCCTCCAGCCATTCGGAGACGCTCTAGGTCTCGGACACCACTGTTGCCACGCAAGCGCTCTCGAAGCCGCTCACCACTTGCTATCCGCCGCCGTTCTAGGTCTCGTACACCTAGGGCAGCTCGAGGCAAGCGATCTTTAACAAGATCTCCTCCAGCCATCCGTAGGCGGTCTGCATCTGGAAGTAGTTCTGATCGCTCACGTTCTGCCACTCCTCCAGCAACAAGGAATCATTCTGGATCTCGGACACCTCCTGTAGCACTTAGTAGCTCTAGAATGAGCTGTTTTAGTCGTCCTAGCATGTCACCAACTCCTCTTGACCGATGTAGATCACCTGGAATGCTAGAACCCCTTGGAAGTGCTAGAACACCCATGTCTGTGCTCCAGCAAACTGGTGGCTCAATGATGGACGGTCCAGGTCCTCGGATTCCTGATCATCCAAGATCATCTGTTCCAGAAAACCATGCTCAGTCTAGAATTGCACTTGCCCTGACAGCCATCAGTCTTGGCACTGCCCGGCCACCTCCATCCATGTCTGCTGCTGGCCTTGCTGCAAGAATGTCCCAGGTTCCAGCTCCTGTACCTCTCATGAGCCTCAGAACAGCCCCAGCTGCCAACCTTGCCAGCAGGATCCCAGCAGCATCTGCAGCAGCTATGAACCTTGCTAGTGCCAGGACATCTGCTATTCCAGCATCTGTGAACCTTGCCGATTCACGAACACCTGCTGCTGCAGCAGCCATGAACTTGGCCAGCCCTagaacagcagtggctccttcaGCGGTGAACCTTGCAGATCCTCGAACCCCTGCAGCTTCAGCTGTGAACCTAGCAGGAGCTAGAACACCAGCTGCATTAGCAGCTTTGAGTCTCACAGGCTCTGGGACACCTCCAACTGCTGCAAATTATCCCTCCAGTTCCAGAACACCCCAGGCTCCAACCCCCGCAAACCTGGTGGGTCCTCGATCTGCGCATGGCACAGCTCCTGTGAATATTGCTGGCTCTAGAACCCCTGCAGCTTTGGCTCCCACAaatctctccagttccaggatggCTCCAGCATTGTCTGGTGCAAATCTCACCAGTCCCAGGGTGCCCCTTTCTGCTTATGAGCGTGTCAGTGGCAGAACCTCTCCTTTATTGCTTGATCGAGCCAGGTCCAGAACACCACCATCTGCCCCAAGCCAGTCTAGAATGACCTCTGAGCGTGAGAGggctccttcccctgcttcaaGAATGGTCCAGGCTCCTTCCCAatctcttctccctcctgcaCAGGATCGGCCTCGGTCACCTGTGCCATCTGCTTTTTCAGACCAATCTCGTTCAATTGCCCAGACCACTCCTGTAGCAGGGTCTCAGTCCCTTTCATCCGGGACTGTAGCAAAGTCCACATCCTCTGCTAGTGACCACAATGGCATGCTTTCTGGCCCTGCCCCTGGGGTATCCCATGCTGAAGGTGGGGAGCCACATGCCTCTACTGGGGCCCAGCAGCCTTCTGCATTGGCTGTTCTGCAACCAGCCAAGGAACGTCggagctcttcctcctcttcatcatcatctagctcctcctcctcttcatcttcatcttcgtcatcctcctcttcctctggctCCAGTTCTAGTGACTCAGAGGGCTCCAGCCTTCCTGCTCAACCTGAGATGGCACTGAAAAGGTGAGGGAATTAAGGGTTCTAAGGAGAAGGGACTCGAGtgggggagttgggagggagaaaCCTTGTCACAGGCACTTGGCTTTGAGAAAGTATGGGGGACCTTGGCCTTCAAGCTGGGAGTAGAAAGAATGCTGGGTGGGGGCTTTGTGGGGAGGAATGGGACAGATAAAAATCTCCAAAGGTTAATTCTCCAGAGGATAATGATAAGTTTTCCATCTCTACAGAGGACAGAACTAGAGGAAATGGACTTAATTTTACAGCAGGAGGGATGGCAGTTAGACCTCAAGAGGAACTCCCTGGGCTGGAAGGATCTTCAGAGgtcatcccatccctctccctgcctccaggcAGGACGGCCCCTCCCCAGCCAACCTGCACTCACAGGGGCCTCCCCAAGCTGCGGCTCTCCAAGGAAGGAGATCACCCAGCTTCAGCTTCCACATCTGAGTCCAGGGGCCTTAATCCTTCATCAGGGACATTCTTGAGGTTTAACCTTGATCCCTTGTGCTTCGGGCCCCAGCCTGTTGCTTGTGTTAGCAGAGGTTTGGTCAGCTCTGTGCCACTGCTCCAGAGAAGTGCTCACTGGCCTGCCTTCGTGTTTTCCCAGGGCCTTTcaggcacccctcccccactgccgtTCCTCCAGGCCAAGGAAggtagggttggggttggggcaTCTTGTCTCCTTGTGACACCTTTCTTCTCTCACAGggttcccagccccaccccagtcCCAAAGGAGGCTGTTAGAGAGGGACGCCCTCAGGAACCAACCCCGGCCAAAAGGAAGAGGCGCTCTagcagctccagttccagctcctcctcctcctcctcttcctcatcctcctcttcttcctcctcttcctcttcctcttcttcctcttcctcctcctcctcctcttcctcctcttcttcctcctccccctcccctgctaaGCCTGGCCCTCAGGCATTACCCAAACCTGCAAGCCCCAAGAAGCCACCCCCTGGCGAGAGGAGGTGAGTGCTTTCTTGCCTGTTGTGGAAGGGGGGTTGGGGTGAGTTCTCCAGAAAAGGGACCCTGGGTGAGGTTCCTGCTGGGGTGCCTCGAGTGGACGTCTGTGTTTGGTTGTACGGGAGAAGGAGTGCCGGACTCCTCCCATTCTCCCACAGTGTTGTATTCTGGTCAAGGGCTGCACTATCCAACTGAGGTCCCAGGCCATATCTTGGGAAGTCATAggattcttcctccctctcccctcccctgacaAGCAGCCTGGTCCCAGAGGTTCTAGCTCTAAGTCTCCCCATTGCTGCTGCAGGGCTCTGGTCTGGCCACCGTCATCTTCTCCCGACTCTGTCCAcagcctcctccctgtctccctgcctccacgCCATTCTCTTCCACACGTAGCCAGAGGGATCTTTCTAAAACGCACATCTGGTTACTTCCCTTCACTCCACAAATCCTTCCGGAACGCCCTGTGGCCTGCAGGATAAAGTGCCACCTCTGCGGGAATGGCGTGTGAGGCTCTTCGCCAGCTGCCCTTGCCCGCCCTGTGCTCCTCCTGCCCGCCCCCACACATGCCCCGTGCTCCGGCCATACCCAGCGCCTTGCAGTCTAAGGAGAGCCCCATGCCTTTGGAcatgctgttccttctgcctgggaTTTCCTTGTCTGCCTGGTGAACTCGTTCTGCAAGACTGCATTCAAACAGCACCTCCGAGAAGACTGCCCTGCCATTTCCCTGTCCTGCCCAGGTCCCCATCCTTGCTCTGGATCCCCAGGCCCATGTATATCCATCCTGCTGGGCTGTTTTCTGTGTAGGGGGCATGTGTGCCTTCATTGTTGACCTCCATTACTACCAAACAAAATTCTTCCAAGGGCAGGGACTCTTTTATCTTTGCATCCCCCGCTGCACCCTTGTGCCCTGTCCACTGGGGCACTCGGTGGATGGTGTGCGGGCGGATGGGTGAGTGCGGAAAAAGGTGGGTCTGAGGCTGGCCCTGTGTGGTGTGAGGTTTGGTGGTCAGGACCTGGGTGGGTGGTCCTGAATGCTTGGCTGGTGGGTTTGGGAGGATGTGGTGCTATAGAGGCCTACTCTGCTCTCTAGGTCTCGCAGTCCTCGGAAGCCAATAGACTCCCTTCGGGATTCCCGATCCCTCAGTTACTCACCTGTTGAGCGTCGACAGCCCTCGCCCCAACCCTCACCAAGGGATCAACAGAGGTAGGGCCTATAGCAGATGCTAGCATCTTGGCTTATCTAGCCACCATTAATTTGTAAGCAAAAGATTTTGGTACTGTTCTGAGACCTAATTTTCTCTTGTAGCAGTGAGCGGGTTTCCTGGAGAGGCCAGCGAGGGGACAGTCATTCTCCTGGCcacaagaggaggaaggagacaccTAGTCCCCGGTCTAACCGTCACCGCTCCTCCAGGTGTGTTCCCTATAAATCTGGCCCTTCTGAGAGCCAGATAGTTAGTTGGCACAGGGATATTTGTAGTGATCCAAAAAGCCAAACTTGGTGACCAGTCTTTTCTGTTCCAGGTCTCCATAATCTGGATTCCACACCTCATACTCTGGAGACATGAGTATTCCTCATTTTCCCAGAAGAATCACGGGAGGAATCTTGTATGCCTTCCCTTGAACCTTGGCAGCATCTTGAGGGGagagctccccccacccccttttttttgttcctgtgaaatgttgatctctgtgagtttttccTGGTTCATGTGTTttggggggtggagtgggagggaATGTTAGTTTAGGGAGGGAAGGGCACAGCTCAGGACATCTAGGATTGTAATGATCCAGGGAACTAGTCCTCCAAATTCTAGGGTGACTGATGGTTTGGGGACTTGGTAAGTCAACACGACTTGGAAGAAGAAGGAGCTGAAGTTGGTTGGCCCTGCTGCACCCCCTTAACAAGGTTGTAAAACCCTCTCCCCCCCCAACTTTGTTTCTTAAggcattttggttttttaaaatctgtacagCAAAAAGCAACTTTTCtgtcaaataaaaatgagaaatgcaGTTGTCTGTAGTTACTTGTGGGTAAGAGCCCttatctgtgtttttaaaaatgaacaagagGGAACAGCCAGTAGAGAGccaaatctttttttattgggggaatggGTTTCTAGGGGGTAGGCCTGGGGCCCTCACTGCACAGCTTGTTCATTGGCACTGCCTCCAGAATCCTGTGGCTTCATCACATCTGGAAGCTCCGGAGGGCTGGAGAAGGGTTCAATACGCAGCGCTTCAAAGGTGTCATCTGTGGAAGGGAAAAGAGTTATAGAGGATTCTGAATGAGAAGTTTCCTTCCTCACTTGAAATATCCAAGGCTTTGCCTAACTGTATCTGTCCTCAGAGGCCTAACTCTGCCTTCTGACCCCATTTCGTGTATAGAACCCAAGAATATCACCTTCCGAAAAGAAGTGACTTCCCTCTTTGAAACAGTCTGAAAGCACCAAGCAGGCATTAAGAACGAATACATATTCATTGGCCTTCTCTTTCAAAATACTGGGTATTACCATTGTTGTTAATTGCTTATTTTGAGTCCGGGTCATATACCTcatactggcctcaaatttgctaaTGTAGCCACAGCTAGGATTATATGCATATGTCATACCTAGGTGTTTTTTAATGCAGGACTGGGCAATCAGACCCTCAAGCTTCATGCCTGCAAGTAATATTTTATCACTTTAGCCTTCCTTTTTCTCAGTGCCCACTGTTAGCACAAAACAAATGACCCCAATCCCTGTCTTTTATGCTTGTGTCCACCTGGAAACTCCTGGCTGTCAGTGGTAAAACTAGGAAAGAAGAGGGGCTTGACCAAGAAGTCAGGGATGTGGACAATTGGACCCAGGTGCTTTCTATTAAAAGCACTATGCACAATTAACCATTCTGGCCACACATGCTAGTGGTGCAGAAGCTAAGAAACTAATCATCAGCCAAgtggtggtggtatacacctttaatctgagatGTTGGAAAGCCAAGGTCACATGGAGAAACTTCCGGGAATTCTggggagaacaaaacaaaaaaaacctgaccTCTATCCCTTACAAAACTAGAAGTCTACAATGATAGTTCTTAACTTTATTATTTCCCTCATTCCTGTTACTTAAATGCCATTTGCCAAACCTTCCTAATAGTTAAATGTTGTGTTAATAAGCTTGCTTTATCCTTCAGCATGGACATTTGagtggcagagaggaagggaaggcaacCTAATTAGGTCCAGAAACCTAATGCTGTCAGCTGCTTCCAGAAGTGCTTCTGTAAATCCTATCATAACACATTCCATTTGCCAGAAGGGTACTAAACTTTGGTCCTGAGTCCTGTCCATATCTAATGCCGTATCAGGAGTTGTGAAAATACAAGTCGCTGCCCTTAACTTTGACATAACTATAAAATTATGTTAGCTTCCAGGGTCCTAGATTTTGCTTGGAGAAAAAGGATGACTTGAGACACCACAGCTTTATCTTAGCTTAAGAAGCAGACCAACTACATTTGTTTTCCCCATAaaattctttaaggaaaaaaaaaaagcagacaaacTGTATTTTTAGCCTCAAGAGCCCATATAAAAAGGGAACCTATCCAGCCTGTGAATCTTCAGCCCTATTAAGTCTCATTGCTTCACAGGAAGTTAGTTACCTAGGGGCAGATAACTCTCATACTTACGGGATTTATCTCATGATAAAAGGATATTTGCAGAGGGCCCTACTTGGGGTGTGTATGGAGAAGGGAATTGCAGacagggtggggcagagagaaatTGGCTAAACAAATGGATGTAGCTTGGTGAGCTGAGATTAAGTACAAAAACTAAGTATAACTAAACTATACTTTCCCATCGTAGCCCCTGGTCAGAGttctttaatgtatgtatgtttgccaATGAAGGTCAAAGGCATTGGGTTTTCTGGAGCTGAAATTATGgacagttgtaaactgccatgtgagtactgggaactaacacccaggtcccctgcaagagccaGTAGTCTTaatttttcctacattttcttcCTCATATACATAGTCCAAGCCCCAGGACCACCCCTGCTTAaattctcagaggcaaaggataCAATTATTAAATCCCTACctgccccggctgtcctggaactccttctgtagaccaggctggccttagcacaggattaaaggcatgcaccactggtATACGTGATCTAACTTCCCCAGCTCACTTCACAAATCTGGTACAATTTGTCTGGGTgtgtagcacacatctttaatcagCACTGGGAagttggagacagaggcaggcagatctctgatgaGTTAGAAATAATTTGCTAAATATAGCCTGGCTGTATCTAGCTCCAGCCATCTAGGTGCATTATAGTCTGCCTGCCATCCATAGCATAGCACTTTATTGTCTTGGCTTCCAAGTCTGCAAAGTGAAGACAATGGCCTCACAGGACTACTAAGATTAAGTGGGTTTGGTGGTGAactcctttaattctagcacttgggagggagaacaaatttcaagccagccaggactaaatTCTGAATCTAAAACACAAACTATCTAGATTTATAtatctgtctaaaaaaacaaacaaaaaacaatgaggTGGGACAAGGCCAAGTACTCAATAAATCCTGTTACATGTGGCTGGTACCAGGAAACCTGCAAGTTATTTTTAATCTCCATACCttctgtttgtttaaattttttaaaattatttatatgtgtgggcattttgtctgcatgtaagtCTGCTCTGTGTACATGCCTGGGGCTTGAGGACACTGAAGTGGGCTTCAGTCAAGTCTCCTGGACATAGAATTATAGTTCTGACCTAGAATGGAACCCAACTCCTCCAGAAGGGAAGCCCTTAAATTGCTGAGCTATGTGTCTAATCCCCAGGTTTTGCTTTTTAACAAGGAAACAAATACCTCATGCTCTTTGTGGACTGAAAAGGCATTTCTTGAAAGCTCAGAGGAAGTTAAAGCTTCCCAAAGTTCCTCTTCTTTGGATGCTACCATCCAGGTTGG
The genomic region above belongs to Rattus rattus isolate New Zealand chromosome 9, Rrattus_CSIRO_v1, whole genome shotgun sequence and contains:
- the Srrm2 gene encoding serine/arginine repetitive matrix protein 2 isoform X1, giving the protein MYNGIGLPTPRGSGTNGYVQRNLSLVRGRRGERPDYKGEEELRRLEAALVKRPNPDILDHERKRRVELRCLELEEMMEEQGYEEQQIQEKVATFRLMLLEKDVNPGGKEETPGQRPVVTETHQLAELNEKKNERLRAAFGISDSYVDGSSFDPQRRAREAKQTAPEPPKPYSLVRETSSSRSPTPKQKKKKKKKDRGRRSESSSPRRERKKSSKKKKHRSESESKKRKHRSPTPKSKRKSKDKKRKRSRSTTPAPKSRRAHRSTSADSASSSDTSRSRSRSAAAKIHTTSLTGQSPPLASGHQGEVDAPSEPGATNIQQPSSPDPSTKQSSSPYEDKDKKEKSAVRPSPSPERSSTGPELPAPTPLLVEQHGDSPRPLAAIPSSQEPVNPSSEASPTRGCSPPKSPEKPPQSSSSESCPPSPQPTKVSRHASSSPESLKPTPAPGSRREISSSPTSKNRSHGRAKRDKSHSHTPSHRAGRSRSPATKRGRSRSRTPTKRGHSRSRSPQWRRSRSAQRWGKSRSPQRRGRSRSPQRPGWSRSRNTQRRGRSRSARRGRSHSRSPATRGRSRSRTPARRGRSRSRTPARRRSRSRTPARRRSRSRTPARRGRSRSRTPTRRRSRTRSPVRRRSRSRSQARRSGRSRSRTPARRSGRSRSRTPARRGRSRSRTPARRSGRSRSRTPARRGRSRSRTPARRRSRSRSLVRRGRSHSRTPQRRGRSGSSSERKNKSRTSQRRSRSNSSPEMKKSHVSSRRSRSLSSPRSKAKSLRRSLSGSSPCPKQKSQTPTRRSRSGSSPPKQKSKTPPRQSHSNSPQPKVKSGTPPRSGSVTNMQAEECSTTPQRQSHSESSPDGEVKSRTPSRQSCSGSSPRVKSSTPPRQSPSRSSSPQPKVKAVISPRRRSHSSSSSPSPSRVTSRTPQRKSRSVSPCPKVDSRLLRHSRSRSSSPDTKMELGTPLRHSHSGSTSPYPKSMLQTPPDQNLSGSKSPCPQKSRDSPTGSSGSFSLCPGVTPSSSILPGESSFSSSFVQQKGQSQTWPDTSSPEVRQMHLESPLLQSKSQTSPKGGLSRSSSPVIELTARSPVKQDKSELSTDPKLKSGMSPEQNKTKPDSSLYPLVDSKSLLVQSRLEPSELKERLGLIEEDVASSCVLRDKFSPTQDRPESSTVLKDTPRVLLKERSGAGSPPGTRDQKILLPNSSQDELMEVEKSEQPLSQVLPTLSPEHKEMSASNFESSPEIEESPAVLSTLDQSQSQPSKAAEIPAVASCWVGPQVSPEHKELSHSPPRDNSFESLEFRNSGPVLEVNTDFSPEVKEELNGPFLNQTETDPSLDMKEQSTRSSRRSSSELSPEIVEKVGIFSSQSVSSPLLETVQQRTPSRERSSSVSSPELKDGLPRTPSRRSRSGSSPGLRDGSGTPSRHSLSGSSPGIKETPQTPSRGRSECDSSPEPKALPQTPRARSHSPSSPERNNKSVTPQRERSGSESSVEQKTLTRSSPGQRSRSGSSPELDGKPSVSPQERSESDSSPDSKPKARTPLRQRSHSGSSPEVDSKSRHSPRLSRSGSSPEMKEKSRVLQRAQSGTDSSPEHKIPAPRALPRRSRSGSSSKERGPSPEGSSSSESSPEHAPKSRTARRGSRSSVEPKTKSRTPPRRRSSRSSPELTRKARVSRRSRSASSSPETRSRTPPRRRRSPSVSSPEPTEKSRSSRRRRSVSSPRTKTTSRRGRSPSPKPRGLQRSRSRSRREKTRTTRRRDRSGSSQSTSRRRQRSRSRSRVTRRRRGGSGYHSRSPTRQESSRTSSRRRRGRSRTPLTSRKRSRSRTSPAPWKRSRSRASPATHRRSRSRTPLISRRRSRSRTSPVSRRRSRSVNRRRSRSRASPVSRRRSRSRTPPVTRRRSRSRTPTTRRRSRSRTPPVTRRRSRSRTPPVTRRRSRSRTSPVTRRRSRSRTSPVTRRRSRSRTSPVTRRRSRSRTSPVTRRRSRSRTPPAIRRRSRSRTPLLPRKRSRSRSPLAIRRRSRSRTPRAARGKRSLTRSPPAIRRRSASGSSSDRSRSATPPATRNHSGSRTPPVALSSSRMSCFSRPSMSPTPLDRCRSPGMLEPLGSARTPMSVLQQTGGSMMDGPGPRIPDHPRSSVPENHAQSRIALALTAISLGTARPPPSMSAAGLAARMSQVPAPVPLMSLRTAPAANLASRIPAASAAAMNLASARTSAIPASVNLADSRTPAAAAAMNLASPRTAVAPSAVNLADPRTPAASAVNLAGARTPAALAALSLTGSGTPPTAANYPSSSRTPQAPTPANLVGPRSAHGTAPVNIAGSRTPAALAPTNLSSSRMAPALSGANLTSPRVPLSAYERVSGRTSPLLLDRARSRTPPSAPSQSRMTSERERAPSPASRMVQAPSQSLLPPAQDRPRSPVPSAFSDQSRSIAQTTPVAGSQSLSSGTVAKSTSSASDHNGMLSGPAPGVSHAEGGEPHASTGAQQPSALAVLQPAKERRSSSSSSSSSSSSSSSSSSSSSSSSSGSSSSDSEGSSLPAQPEMALKRVPSPTPVPKEAVREGRPQEPTPAKRKRRSSSSSSSSSSSSSSSSSSSSSSSSSSSSSSSSSSSSSSSSSSPSPAKPGPQALPKPASPKKPPPGERRSRSPRKPIDSLRDSRSLSYSPVERRQPSPQPSPRDQQSSERVSWRGQRGDSHSPGHKRRKETPSPRSNRHRSSRSP
- the Srrm2 gene encoding serine/arginine repetitive matrix protein 2 isoform X2; the protein is MYNGIGLPTPRGSGTNGYVQRNLSLVRGRRGERPDYKGEEELRRLEAALVKRPNPDILDHERKRRVELRCLELEEMMEEQGYEEQQIQEKVATFRLMLLEKDVNPGGKEETPGQRPVVTETHQLAELNEKKNERLRAAFGISDSYVDGSSFDPQRRAREAKQTAPEPPKPYSLVRETSSSRSPTPKQKKKKKKKDRGRSESSSPRRERKKSSKKKKHRSESESKKRKHRSPTPKSKRKSKDKKRKRSRSTTPAPKSRRAHRSTSADSASSSDTSRSRSRSAAAKIHTTSLTGQSPPLASGHQGEVDAPSEPGATNIQQPSSPDPSTKQSSSPYEDKDKKEKSAVRPSPSPERSSTGPELPAPTPLLVEQHGDSPRPLAAIPSSQEPVNPSSEASPTRGCSPPKSPEKPPQSSSSESCPPSPQPTKVSRHASSSPESLKPTPAPGSRREISSSPTSKNRSHGRAKRDKSHSHTPSHRAGRSRSPATKRGRSRSRTPTKRGHSRSRSPQWRRSRSAQRWGKSRSPQRRGRSRSPQRPGWSRSRNTQRRGRSRSARRGRSHSRSPATRGRSRSRTPARRGRSRSRTPARRRSRSRTPARRRSRSRTPARRGRSRSRTPTRRRSRTRSPVRRRSRSRSQARRSGRSRSRTPARRSGRSRSRTPARRGRSRSRTPARRSGRSRSRTPARRGRSRSRTPARRRSRSRSLVRRGRSHSRTPQRRGRSGSSSERKNKSRTSQRRSRSNSSPEMKKSHVSSRRSRSLSSPRSKAKSLRRSLSGSSPCPKQKSQTPTRRSRSGSSPPKQKSKTPPRQSHSNSPQPKVKSGTPPRSGSVTNMQAEECSTTPQRQSHSESSPDGEVKSRTPSRQSCSGSSPRVKSSTPPRQSPSRSSSPQPKVKAVISPRRRSHSSSSSPSPSRVTSRTPQRKSRSVSPCPKVDSRLLRHSRSRSSSPDTKMELGTPLRHSHSGSTSPYPKSMLQTPPDQNLSGSKSPCPQKSRDSPTGSSGSFSLCPGVTPSSSILPGESSFSSSFVQQKGQSQTWPDTSSPEVRQMHLESPLLQSKSQTSPKGGLSRSSSPVIELTARSPVKQDKSELSTDPKLKSGMSPEQNKTKPDSSLYPLVDSKSLLVQSRLEPSELKERLGLIEEDVASSCVLRDKFSPTQDRPESSTVLKDTPRVLLKERSGAGSPPGTRDQKILLPNSSQDELMEVEKSEQPLSQVLPTLSPEHKEMSASNFESSPEIEESPAVLSTLDQSQSQPSKAAEIPAVASCWVGPQVSPEHKELSHSPPRDNSFESLEFRNSGPVLEVNTDFSPEVKEELNGPFLNQTETDPSLDMKEQSTRSSRRSSSELSPEIVEKVGIFSSQSVSSPLLETVQQRTPSRERSSSVSSPELKDGLPRTPSRRSRSGSSPGLRDGSGTPSRHSLSGSSPGIKETPQTPSRGRSECDSSPEPKALPQTPRARSHSPSSPERNNKSVTPQRERSGSESSVEQKTLTRSSPGQRSRSGSSPELDGKPSVSPQERSESDSSPDSKPKARTPLRQRSHSGSSPEVDSKSRHSPRLSRSGSSPEMKEKSRVLQRAQSGTDSSPEHKIPAPRALPRRSRSGSSSKERGPSPEGSSSSESSPEHAPKSRTARRGSRSSVEPKTKSRTPPRRRSSRSSPELTRKARVSRRSRSASSSPETRSRTPPRRRRSPSVSSPEPTEKSRSSRRRRSVSSPRTKTTSRRGRSPSPKPRGLQRSRSRSRREKTRTTRRRDRSGSSQSTSRRRQRSRSRSRVTRRRRGGSGYHSRSPTRQESSRTSSRRRRGRSRTPLTSRKRSRSRTSPAPWKRSRSRASPATHRRSRSRTPLISRRRSRSRTSPVSRRRSRSVNRRRSRSRASPVSRRRSRSRTPPVTRRRSRSRTPTTRRRSRSRTPPVTRRRSRSRTPPVTRRRSRSRTSPVTRRRSRSRTSPVTRRRSRSRTSPVTRRRSRSRTSPVTRRRSRSRTPPAIRRRSRSRTPLLPRKRSRSRSPLAIRRRSRSRTPRAARGKRSLTRSPPAIRRRSASGSSSDRSRSATPPATRNHSGSRTPPVALSSSRMSCFSRPSMSPTPLDRCRSPGMLEPLGSARTPMSVLQQTGGSMMDGPGPRIPDHPRSSVPENHAQSRIALALTAISLGTARPPPSMSAAGLAARMSQVPAPVPLMSLRTAPAANLASRIPAASAAAMNLASARTSAIPASVNLADSRTPAAAAAMNLASPRTAVAPSAVNLADPRTPAASAVNLAGARTPAALAALSLTGSGTPPTAANYPSSSRTPQAPTPANLVGPRSAHGTAPVNIAGSRTPAALAPTNLSSSRMAPALSGANLTSPRVPLSAYERVSGRTSPLLLDRARSRTPPSAPSQSRMTSERERAPSPASRMVQAPSQSLLPPAQDRPRSPVPSAFSDQSRSIAQTTPVAGSQSLSSGTVAKSTSSASDHNGMLSGPAPGVSHAEGGEPHASTGAQQPSALAVLQPAKERRSSSSSSSSSSSSSSSSSSSSSSSSSGSSSSDSEGSSLPAQPEMALKRVPSPTPVPKEAVREGRPQEPTPAKRKRRSSSSSSSSSSSSSSSSSSSSSSSSSSSSSSSSSSSSSSSSSSPSPAKPGPQALPKPASPKKPPPGERRSRSPRKPIDSLRDSRSLSYSPVERRQPSPQPSPRDQQSSERVSWRGQRGDSHSPGHKRRKETPSPRSNRHRSSRSP